The following are from one region of the Methanospirillum hungatei genome:
- a CDS encoding glycoside hydrolase family 3 protein — protein MRRHITILILSLIFIAINISSVWSDSPESQYVNLVFSNMTDEERVGQIFMPAISSLSGNGTQEMTPELQSMLKRIHPGGIILFARDLSSVEQIVTLTNALQIEGPVLEHGGKIPFFISIDQEGGLINRIPFGPRMPGNMALGASRSAETTRHVAKTIGDELSSLGIHMNFAPVLDVETNQNNPVIGIRSFGADPNLVAELGDAYIAGIHDAGIICSGKHFPGHGDVDIDSHLGLPLENHTKARMNEVELVPFRSAIASGVDAIMTAHIIFPAYDNSTNLLDDGTEVATPATLSKPILTGLLREELSFDGLIITDAMMMKAIIDNFKTGDAAVRAVKAGADIILYPDPVDEAYEAVLTAYQSDPEVKTRVDESVKRILAMKEKYGIINPLVSENNLNLDIASRIAYAQEVCLGEKTYTIEREASEKTVTLLSDRNMLVPFSCSEMKSIAIFTPTLLFTNETSLAVEEICNGQRYSPEILTYTYQNETELSEEQQQAVMNTSLVILGTSSSNATQRTDEYYIPQFSRCLLDFANEYEIPVAGLALNQPYDIMFMQDVPIYVATYAGRAGGQNIHSAIRALFGEIPITGTLPVNIEDENGTIIFPMNSGIIRDFHI, from the coding sequence ATGAGAAGGCACATAACGATTCTGATATTGTCACTTATTTTTATTGCAATCAATATCTCTTCAGTATGGAGTGATTCTCCAGAGTCCCAGTATGTCAATCTGGTTTTTTCGAATATGACGGATGAAGAGCGGGTCGGACAGATCTTCATGCCTGCAATCTCCTCATTATCAGGAAATGGGACACAGGAGATGACACCAGAACTTCAATCAATGCTAAAGAGAATTCATCCAGGCGGTATTATCCTGTTTGCACGGGATCTCTCATCAGTTGAACAGATAGTGACACTCACCAATGCCCTGCAAATTGAAGGGCCAGTGCTTGAACATGGTGGCAAAATCCCATTTTTTATATCAATAGACCAGGAAGGAGGATTAATTAACAGAATTCCCTTTGGTCCCAGGATGCCGGGAAACATGGCTCTTGGTGCTAGCAGGTCCGCAGAAACCACCAGGCATGTAGCAAAGACAATAGGAGATGAACTTTCTTCCCTTGGAATTCATATGAATTTTGCACCGGTCCTCGATGTGGAAACAAACCAGAATAACCCGGTGATTGGAATCCGGTCATTTGGAGCCGACCCGAATCTGGTTGCAGAGCTTGGAGATGCCTATATTGCCGGAATACATGATGCAGGAATTATATGCAGCGGGAAACATTTCCCTGGCCATGGAGATGTGGACATCGACAGCCATCTCGGACTTCCACTTGAAAACCATACCAAAGCTAGGATGAATGAGGTAGAACTGGTGCCCTTCAGATCAGCTATTGCATCAGGAGTAGATGCCATAATGACTGCTCATATCATCTTCCCTGCATATGATAATTCTACAAACCTCCTTGATGACGGAACAGAAGTTGCAACGCCGGCAACACTTTCAAAACCTATCCTGACCGGGCTGCTTCGTGAGGAACTCTCCTTTGATGGCCTCATTATCACGGATGCCATGATGATGAAAGCAATTATTGATAATTTTAAGACCGGAGATGCAGCGGTGAGAGCTGTCAAGGCTGGAGCAGACATCATCCTCTATCCTGACCCGGTAGATGAAGCATATGAAGCCGTTCTAACAGCATACCAATCTGATCCGGAGGTGAAGACCAGGGTCGATGAATCAGTGAAACGAATCCTTGCCATGAAAGAAAAGTATGGGATAATCAATCCTCTCGTATCGGAAAATAATTTAAACCTTGATATAGCATCTCGAATTGCTTATGCACAGGAAGTTTGTCTTGGAGAAAAAACCTATACAATTGAACGGGAAGCATCAGAGAAAACAGTCACCCTTCTATCAGATCGGAATATGCTTGTTCCTTTTTCATGCTCTGAAATGAAAAGCATTGCGATATTCACCCCGACATTGCTCTTTACCAATGAAACATCTCTGGCGGTTGAGGAGATATGCAATGGGCAAAGATACTCTCCGGAAATATTAACTTATACCTATCAAAATGAAACGGAGTTATCCGAGGAGCAGCAACAGGCGGTGATGAATACTTCTCTGGTAATCCTTGGAACAAGTTCATCTAATGCAACACAGCGGACTGATGAATACTACATCCCACAGTTTTCACGGTGTCTTTTGGATTTTGCCAATGAGTATGAGATCCCGGTCGCAGGTTTAGCGTTAAACCAACCGTATGATATCATGTTCATGCAGGATGTTCCGATATATGTTGCGACATATGCCGGAAGGGCCGGAGGACAGAATATCCACTCTGCAATTCGTGCACTTTTTGGGGAAATTCCGATAACAGGAACCCTTCCGGTGAATATTGAGGACGAGAACGGGACTATTATTTTTCCCATGAATTCCGGGATCATCCGGGATTTTCATATCTGA
- a CDS encoding UPF0158 family protein — translation MKPEDMSGFQSVKGHGMGIQTINDPEVHELAYQAIRGPKPFRRFKDFIQTYPDLQDLWHTWKDHRSRNRALEWLEEEGLGLSNED, via the coding sequence ATGAAACCGGAAGATATGTCCGGTTTCCAATCCGTAAAGGGTCACGGGATGGGTATCCAGACAATAAATGACCCGGAAGTCCATGAACTCGCCTATCAGGCCATCAGGGGCCCTAAACCTTTTCGGAGATTTAAAGATTTTATCCAGACTTATCCTGACCTACAAGATCTGTGGCACACATGGAAAGATCACCGGTCACGAAACAGAGCTCTGGAATGGCTGGAGGAAGAGGGATTAGGCCTTTCAAATGAAGATTGA
- a CDS encoding type II toxin-antitoxin system Phd/YefM family antitoxin, translating to MSTLSPSEDIRSVTDLKRHTREILNHIHTTGRPVFLTVNGRAVSVLLDVKEYEK from the coding sequence ATGTCTACTCTCTCTCCTTCTGAAGATATTCGATCAGTAACTGATCTCAAGCGTCACACCCGGGAGATCCTAAATCATATTCATACAACTGGTCGCCCGGTTTTCCTTACCGTCAATGGCCGTGCAGTTTCTGTATTGCTTGATGTAAAAGAGTATGAAAAATAG
- a CDS encoding 4Fe-4S double cluster binding domain-containing protein, giving the protein MTDLYDSLSSFCTMQGTSYFGIADLTSVQDEVIRQGGEMTRFPYAVVFGIKLQHSIVDLLGQGSRAAKILYHHHAYQVINTQLDIISSGVANLIQKTGFSALPVPASVRVDDEQICSVFSHKLAARQAGFGWIGKSCMLITPDHGPRVRWGSVLTDAPLQAVSAPMEDRCGSCQACVDICPVKAYTGASFREEEPREARFAVERCDGYFLEMKKRNEEPVCGLCLYVCPYGRKR; this is encoded by the coding sequence ATGACTGATCTGTATGATTCACTCTCCTCTTTCTGCACGATGCAGGGGACATCATATTTCGGGATTGCAGATCTCACATCTGTGCAGGATGAGGTCATAAGACAGGGAGGTGAAATGACCCGGTTTCCTTACGCCGTGGTGTTTGGGATTAAACTGCAGCATTCAATTGTAGATCTTCTCGGACAAGGGAGTCGGGCTGCAAAGATTCTCTATCATCATCATGCGTACCAGGTAATCAATACTCAGCTCGATATTATCTCATCCGGTGTGGCTAATCTTATTCAAAAGACCGGATTCTCCGCTCTTCCTGTTCCGGCTTCTGTTCGGGTGGATGATGAACAAATCTGCTCAGTATTCTCTCATAAACTGGCTGCCCGACAGGCTGGATTTGGATGGATTGGCAAGAGCTGCATGCTTATCACCCCAGATCACGGACCACGGGTCCGATGGGGGAGCGTTCTGACCGATGCCCCCCTACAGGCAGTGTCTGCACCCATGGAGGACCGATGTGGATCCTGCCAGGCTTGTGTTGATATCTGTCCGGTGAAAGCATATACTGGAGCATCTTTTCGAGAAGAAGAACCACGGGAAGCCAGATTTGCTGTTGAACGATGCGACGGGTATTTTCTTGAGATGAAAAAGAGGAATGAAGAACCAGTTTGTGGACTGTGTCTGTATGTGTGTCCCTATGGGCGAAAACGGTAA
- a CDS encoding pirin family protein: MGLNQPVWEILIARETIEGAGVRLHRAFGYHEIPRFDPFLMLDDFRGDSPADYVKGFPWHPHRGIETVTYMLDGLIEHGDSMGNAGIVGTGAVQWMTAGSGIIHQEMPKPVNGKMGGFQLWVNLPRSEKYHVPRYQEISSDMIPVDTLENGSKVRVIAGTYGRLTGPVREIIVDPEYLDVSVPANSKFYHQVRPGFTGIMYVFEGRCTVGMGEPVFLKNRSLAHLAPGAVLDLTTGEDGCRFLWISGRPIREPIAWGGPIVMNTQEEVDQAFAEYRNGTFIK, translated from the coding sequence ATGGGGTTAAATCAGCCGGTATGGGAAATTCTTATTGCTCGTGAAACAATCGAAGGAGCCGGAGTCAGGCTACATCGTGCCTTCGGATACCATGAGATCCCCCGGTTTGATCCATTTCTGATGCTTGATGATTTCAGGGGAGATTCTCCGGCTGATTATGTGAAAGGGTTTCCCTGGCATCCACACCGGGGCATTGAAACGGTTACGTACATGCTTGATGGACTGATTGAGCACGGTGATAGCATGGGAAATGCCGGAATTGTGGGAACCGGAGCAGTTCAATGGATGACAGCAGGTTCAGGAATTATTCACCAGGAGATGCCAAAACCGGTTAATGGAAAGATGGGCGGATTTCAACTCTGGGTTAACCTTCCCCGGTCAGAAAAATATCATGTTCCCCGGTACCAGGAGATTTCTTCTGATATGATTCCAGTAGATACTCTTGAGAATGGTTCGAAAGTCCGGGTGATAGCAGGAACATATGGGCGATTAACAGGGCCGGTTCGTGAGATCATTGTTGATCCAGAATATCTCGACGTGTCTGTTCCTGCAAATTCAAAATTCTATCACCAGGTCCGGCCTGGTTTTACCGGGATCATGTATGTTTTTGAAGGACGATGCACGGTTGGGATGGGAGAACCTGTTTTTTTGAAAAATCGTAGTTTGGCACACCTGGCTCCGGGAGCGGTCCTTGATCTTACAACCGGGGAAGATGGCTGCCGGTTTTTATGGATCTCCGGAAGACCTATCAGAGAGCCGATTGCCTGGGGTGGGCCGATAGTCATGAACACCCAGGAAGAAGTGGATCAGGCATTTGCAGAATACCGGAATGGGACGTTTATTAAATAA
- a CDS encoding DUF2284 domain-containing protein, which produces MSDSHMNDEDDFSFLVKKALEMGAADAKIIPASHICVEDRVALKCKSGCISYGKKLTCPPYVPTPDQFRKIVSEYQYALLVKYLSPAVAEPDIICSIYRYWLDPKAPEDKKRKAQDFWTNHFNGTKNLSPMMLELERLAFNAGYTFALAFMNGSCRLCETCNVEKGLCLHPTQARMTEHAVGINMKKTAEAAGMPIRFPVIGHPELMALLLID; this is translated from the coding sequence ATGTCTGATTCACATATGAATGACGAAGATGATTTTTCATTTCTTGTGAAAAAAGCCCTTGAAATGGGTGCAGCCGACGCGAAAATAATTCCAGCATCCCATATCTGTGTGGAAGACCGAGTAGCCCTGAAGTGCAAAAGTGGCTGTATATCGTATGGTAAAAAACTCACTTGTCCTCCATATGTTCCCACACCTGACCAGTTCCGAAAGATAGTCAGTGAATACCAATATGCACTTTTAGTAAAATATCTCTCACCAGCAGTAGCCGAGCCTGATATTATCTGTTCAATATACCGATATTGGCTTGACCCAAAAGCTCCGGAGGATAAAAAAAGGAAGGCACAGGATTTCTGGACTAATCACTTTAATGGCACAAAGAACCTCTCTCCCATGATGTTAGAACTGGAACGGCTGGCCTTTAATGCAGGATATACGTTTGCACTGGCGTTTATGAACGGATCCTGCAGATTATGTGAAACATGCAATGTTGAAAAAGGGCTCTGTCTTCATCCGACACAGGCACGTATGACTGAACATGCGGTTGGAATAAATATGAAAAAGACAGCAGAGGCAGCAGGAATGCCAATCCGTTTTCCTGTTATCGGACATCCTGAATTAATGGCTCTTCTGCTTATTGATTAA
- a CDS encoding AAA family ATPase gives MSTHGFRVVITGKGGVGKTTITSLLSHLFAARGYSVLAVDEDPQMNLPYAIGVSPEDAESIVPLSKNLDYIEEKTGARPDSGYGLMLSLNPDVSDVVERFGMKGPDRVNILVMGTVVKAATGCLCPENTLLDAVMRHINLREGEIILMDTQAGVEHFGRALAKGFNQAVLVADPTYNAVQVVKHAAELARELEIPDIHLVVNRVRSPGDISRVDRLLADYDGYFSGKFYIPYDEMMLLYDPDVRPMLEEQSEFVDGVRELLISLEMHGLMRT, from the coding sequence GAGCACTCATGGATTCCGGGTAGTCATTACCGGGAAAGGGGGCGTTGGAAAGACAACGATAACCTCACTCCTCTCTCATCTTTTTGCAGCAAGAGGATATTCCGTCCTGGCAGTTGATGAAGATCCCCAGATGAACCTTCCCTATGCTATCGGTGTCTCTCCCGAAGATGCTGAATCGATTGTCCCGCTCTCAAAAAACCTGGATTATATTGAGGAAAAGACCGGAGCCAGACCTGATTCCGGATATGGTCTCATGCTCTCCCTTAATCCGGATGTATCAGATGTAGTTGAGCGATTTGGCATGAAAGGGCCGGATCGTGTCAACATCCTGGTTATGGGAACCGTAGTAAAAGCTGCTACCGGATGTCTTTGTCCGGAGAACACCCTGCTTGACGCAGTCATGAGACATATCAACCTGCGGGAAGGGGAGATAATTCTCATGGACACCCAGGCCGGAGTTGAGCATTTTGGACGGGCACTTGCGAAAGGCTTTAATCAAGCGGTTCTGGTTGCAGATCCGACATATAACGCAGTTCAGGTTGTTAAACATGCAGCAGAACTTGCCAGGGAACTGGAGATACCAGACATTCACCTGGTCGTCAACCGGGTCAGATCGCCCGGAGATATATCACGGGTTGACAGATTACTTGCCGATTATGATGGGTATTTTTCGGGGAAATTTTACATTCCGTATGATGAGATGATGCTCCTCTATGATCCGGATGTACGACCAATGCTTGAGGAACAGTCAGAATTTGTGGATGGTGTCAGGGAACTTTTGATATCTCTTGAGATGCATGGGCTTATGAGAACGTGA